In Oscillatoria acuminata PCC 6304, a single window of DNA contains:
- a CDS encoding vWA domain-containing protein: MSVKTIDVVFSFDTTGSMYPCLTQVRRNLKQSVTRLLDEIPGIRIGIIAHGDYCDAGKTYVTKQLDLSGDVDKICDFVQNVEATGGGDAPECYELVLHEAQSLSWSSASTKSLVLIGDDIPHAPAQNPQKLNWRKEVDKLAEMGIPVYGVQALNRSHAKLFYKELAEKSGGFHINLDQFAYITDLFLAVCYQQSSDDQLQAYEAEVTEQGRMSRGLNKMFNTMLNREAKLYHESADLRAVTPGRFQVLDIDKNCAIKDFVIENGLTFQRGRGFYEFTKTETIQGKKEIILMDRATGDLFEGESAREMLGLPPGETVRIKPTNLEKYLVFVQSTSYNRKLLGGTKFLYEVADWDR; this comes from the coding sequence ATGAGCGTTAAAACCATTGATGTCGTCTTCAGCTTTGACACAACGGGAAGTATGTACCCTTGCCTGACCCAAGTCCGGCGAAACCTCAAACAAAGTGTCACCCGATTATTGGATGAAATCCCCGGAATTCGCATTGGAATCATTGCTCACGGTGACTACTGTGATGCGGGAAAAACCTACGTTACTAAACAGTTAGACTTATCGGGAGATGTGGATAAAATTTGCGACTTTGTGCAAAATGTTGAAGCAACCGGAGGGGGAGATGCCCCCGAATGTTATGAATTAGTCTTGCATGAAGCTCAATCCTTATCCTGGAGTTCCGCTAGTACCAAATCCCTAGTATTAATTGGAGATGATATTCCCCATGCACCGGCTCAAAATCCTCAAAAATTGAACTGGCGCAAGGAAGTGGATAAATTAGCCGAAATGGGAATTCCGGTTTATGGTGTTCAAGCCCTCAATCGCTCCCATGCCAAACTTTTCTATAAAGAATTGGCAGAAAAATCCGGGGGATTTCATATTAATTTAGACCAGTTTGCCTATATTACAGACTTGTTCTTAGCCGTTTGTTATCAACAATCTTCCGATGACCAACTGCAAGCGTATGAGGCGGAAGTCACAGAACAGGGTCGGATGAGTCGCGGATTAAACAAAATGTTTAATACCATGCTCAATCGGGAGGCCAAACTTTATCATGAATCTGCCGATTTGCGGGCGGTGACTCCGGGGCGATTTCAAGTGTTGGATATTGATAAAAATTGTGCAATTAAAGATTTCGTGATTGAAAATGGTCTAACTTTTCAACGGGGACGAGGGTTTTATGAGTTTACAAAAACTGAAACGATTCAAGGGAAGAAAGAAATTATTTTGATGGATCGGGCAACAGGGGATTTGTTTGAGGGAGAATCGGCCCGAGAAATGTTAGGATTACCCCCGGGGGAAACGGTCAGAATTAAACCGACTAATTTAGAAAAGTATCTCGTTTTTGTCCAAAGTACCTCTTATAATCGCAAGTTGCTTGGGGGTACAAAGTTTTTATATGAGGTTGCAGATTGGGATCGGTAG
- a CDS encoding SDR family oxidoreductase translates to MKKLLITGSSGFLGWNLCQVAQANWQVFGTYCSHKITLPGCELMPVDLTDFPALKSLFLEICPDAVIHAAAQSQPNVCQTYPEDSYKINVTAASDLAGLCGDAEIPCIFTSTDLVFDGLNPPYAETDAVCPVSRYGEQKVQAEGEMRDRNPQTIVCRMPLMFGEGGPVAQSFLQPMLQTLRSGQDLALFIDEFRTPVSGKTAAQGLLLALKQNEKLLHLGGKERVSRYSFFEQVIEVLEVQQGRIKPCRQQDVKMSAPRPPDVSLDSSKAFNLGYNPLSLRSQLVELLGRI, encoded by the coding sequence ATGAAAAAACTTTTAATTACGGGGTCTAGTGGATTTTTGGGCTGGAATCTCTGTCAAGTGGCTCAAGCAAATTGGCAGGTTTTTGGAACCTATTGCTCTCATAAAATTACCCTTCCCGGTTGTGAGTTAATGCCGGTAGATTTGACGGATTTCCCAGCCCTAAAATCTCTCTTTTTGGAAATTTGTCCCGATGCTGTGATTCATGCAGCGGCTCAATCTCAGCCGAATGTTTGTCAAACTTATCCCGAGGATTCGTACAAAATTAATGTGACGGCTGCGAGTGATTTGGCGGGATTATGTGGAGATGCGGAGATTCCCTGTATTTTTACTTCTACGGATTTAGTGTTTGATGGGTTAAATCCACCCTATGCTGAAACCGATGCAGTTTGTCCAGTGAGTCGGTATGGAGAGCAAAAGGTGCAGGCGGAGGGGGAAATGCGCGATCGCAATCCGCAAACAATTGTTTGTCGAATGCCGCTGATGTTTGGCGAAGGCGGACCCGTTGCCCAAAGTTTCCTCCAGCCGATGTTACAAACCTTGCGATCGGGACAAGATTTAGCCTTATTCATCGATGAATTTCGGACGCCGGTGAGTGGGAAAACTGCGGCACAAGGGTTATTATTAGCGTTAAAACAGAATGAAAAGTTGCTGCATTTAGGCGGAAAAGAGCGGGTTTCGCGATATAGTTTTTTTGAACAAGTGATTGAGGTATTAGAGGTTCAGCAGGGGCGGATTAAACCCTGTCGGCAACAAGATGTAAAAATGTCCGCCCCTAGACCGCCCGATGTGTCTTTGGATAGTTCTAAAGCCTTTAATTTAGGATATAATCCGTTATCGTTGCGCTCACAGTTAGTTGAGTTATTGGGACGGATTTGA
- a CDS encoding DUF4112 domain-containing protein, with protein sequence MITPTDPKLKTLKRLRTLSHLLDNAIRIPGTRFRFGLDPILGLLPAGGDIAGAFLSAYIVFSAAQMGVPRESLVQMVSNILLETLIGTVPVVGDLFDAAWKANVRNMEVLETHLDAPTSDKKADTLFIVLLLGGLMLAVFAIVGVGIWILSSIISAILQ encoded by the coding sequence ATGATTACTCCAACGGACCCAAAACTCAAGACCCTCAAACGCCTCCGCACCCTCAGTCATCTCCTCGATAACGCCATCCGCATCCCCGGAACCCGCTTTCGCTTTGGACTTGACCCCATCCTCGGACTCCTACCCGCAGGGGGCGATATTGCCGGTGCGTTTCTCTCCGCTTACATTGTATTCAGCGCTGCCCAGATGGGAGTCCCCCGTGAAAGTTTAGTGCAAATGGTTTCCAACATCCTCCTAGAAACTCTGATTGGAACAGTCCCAGTCGTCGGAGATTTATTTGATGCTGCCTGGAAAGCTAATGTCCGCAATATGGAAGTATTAGAAACTCACTTAGATGCCCCCACCTCAGACAAAAAAGCCGATACCCTATTTATTGTGCTGCTGTTGGGGGGGTTAATGCTTGCCGTCTTTGCGATCGTGGGTGTTGGCATCTGGATCCTCAGTTCCATCATCAGCGCCATCCTCCAGTAG
- a CDS encoding PAS domain S-box protein, which yields MRINPPKKSAKKRSNLANPAHYMGFFSRSEDLLCLLGLEGNFQQVNPAWEPTLGFTPKDLVNRPFIARVHPEDREQTAQEIATLSGEIERVRVQNRYQRKDGAYQWVEWEISPSREEGVMYGFGRKIPDPSDRPNLEPSPTSHHRHSIQSLQDRLRRYQAIATLCPVGIFQSDIDGKCLYVNKKWCELAGISPQEAMGFGWTRSIHPEDSSFVFAQWSQFVQNPVKFCLECRMLRNDGSIIWILVQAVIQTSDHGEVTGFVGAVVDIGDRKQIEEALKQANEDLESRVADRTDEYQGAIGQLQKEITSRTTAEATLQKEREFLNGILNNLTDGIAACDANGRLTLFNQATKDYHGLPEYPIPPEQWAEYYNLYQPDGTPMPVEEIPLFRALRGETIQNVEMVIARKHQKPRTLLASGQAIVDASGNKLGAVVAMRDITERKEAEAALQESQSRLNSILNSLDDMVWSINPNTSEVLFLNPAIETLYGRPRQDFYDNPLLWREMVHPEDKDRVERYDREVMETGSSEIEYRLVRQDGSIRTIQVRCRLIYNPQGQGIRMDGIVTDITDRKEAEKERERLITILEATPDFVGISDANGVVLYLNQTGRRVVGLEADDDITTQHISGFIPESWQSFMFNEALPTAIQDGVWSGETGFLAHDGREIPVLQVIMSHRSESGTVEYFSTIIRDITERKQAEESLQRNALQLALAQQVAHIGSWQCDLNTYDVDWSDELLRIYQVEQPELGLSYEGFLERVHPEDRESLKTVIEEALAQQQPYECKHRMLFPDGAIKFISSKAQPIFNDEGELVKLIGTAHDITASHEAEEALRRSEELYRAIARNFPNGGICLFDPELRYTFVDGRELDEIGFSKTEMEGKTIWEFWPPETAAMLESMYRNALAGETGVFEFPFYQRIYLVHVLPVTHTNGEIFAGMLVAQNITALKEAETALKQREEYLRGILENMPVMMNAFDAEGQFVAWNREGERVTGYSAEEIVGNPHAVEMLYPDSAQREAIFTQMAKLDNHYRNWELDLTAKDGTIKTIVWSNISKQFPIPGWSGWGIGVDVSDRKQAENALRQSEAESRQLANRESLINRISSDIRNSLEVNTILETVVQQLYQLLELERSSFIWYRCCSTPLFWEIVTEVKAPELESRIGRYQVDGNPLEVKFANGELIRSDDLTCEPDLGLQAVYTDWGYRAIVVVSIETSSGDIGCLICGTHQQPRHWQDWEVELLQAVAERLAIALYQADLYRQAQESAREAQEQAEQLQNTLEELQQTQSQLIQTEKMSSLGQLVAGVAHEINNPVNFIHGNLTHLTNYTEDLLSIIRLYQETYPNPEAELEEAITDLELDYITEDLPKILASMKMGTDRIRKIVLSLRNFSRLDEADMKEVDLHEGIENTLLILQNRFKPKGDRHSIELIKEYGELPLIECYASQMNQVLMNIINNAIDALESNPSETVETLPTIRISTEVRGDRAIIHIADNGPGMTEQIKARLFDPFFTTKPVGKGTGLGLAISYQIVVEKHNGILDCITAPGQGSEFIIQIPIVQRKN from the coding sequence ATGCGTATCAACCCTCCCAAAAAATCAGCAAAAAAGCGGTCGAATTTAGCCAATCCAGCCCATTATATGGGATTTTTTAGCCGTTCCGAGGATTTACTCTGTCTACTCGGGTTAGAGGGGAATTTTCAACAGGTTAATCCTGCATGGGAACCAACCCTCGGCTTTACGCCAAAAGACTTAGTGAATCGCCCCTTTATCGCTAGGGTGCATCCAGAAGACCGAGAGCAAACTGCCCAGGAAATAGCCACGCTATCTGGGGAAATTGAGCGGGTGAGGGTTCAAAATCGCTATCAGAGAAAAGATGGCGCTTATCAGTGGGTAGAGTGGGAAATCAGCCCGTCCAGGGAAGAGGGGGTGATGTATGGGTTTGGTCGAAAAATCCCCGACCCTAGCGATCGCCCTAATTTAGAACCGTCACCAACTTCCCATCATCGCCACAGCATCCAATCCTTACAAGACCGTCTGCGCCGGTATCAAGCGATCGCCACCCTGTGCCCCGTCGGGATATTCCAGTCCGACATCGATGGAAAATGCCTCTACGTCAACAAAAAATGGTGTGAACTTGCCGGAATCTCCCCCCAAGAGGCAATGGGGTTTGGATGGACCCGGAGCATTCATCCCGAAGACAGTTCTTTCGTCTTTGCTCAATGGTCTCAATTCGTTCAAAACCCTGTCAAATTTTGCCTGGAATGCCGAATGCTTCGCAACGATGGCAGCATCATTTGGATACTCGTCCAAGCCGTGATCCAAACCAGCGATCACGGAGAAGTCACTGGGTTTGTCGGGGCAGTGGTCGATATCGGCGATCGCAAACAAATCGAAGAAGCCCTCAAACAGGCTAACGAAGACCTAGAAAGCCGCGTCGCCGATCGCACCGATGAATACCAAGGGGCGATCGGCCAGTTACAGAAGGAAATCACCTCCCGGACCACCGCCGAAGCCACCCTCCAGAAAGAACGGGAATTCCTCAATGGCATCCTCAACAACTTAACCGATGGCATTGCCGCCTGTGACGCCAATGGACGGTTAACCCTCTTTAATCAGGCCACGAAAGACTATCATGGATTGCCGGAATATCCCATCCCCCCAGAACAATGGGCCGAGTATTACAATTTATATCAACCAGACGGGACCCCGATGCCCGTAGAAGAAATTCCCCTATTTCGCGCCCTTCGCGGGGAAACCATTCAAAATGTGGAAATGGTGATCGCACGGAAACATCAGAAACCCCGCACCCTCCTCGCCAGTGGGCAGGCGATCGTAGATGCCTCCGGGAACAAGCTAGGGGCCGTTGTCGCCATGCGGGACATCACCGAGCGCAAAGAAGCCGAAGCAGCACTCCAGGAAAGCCAATCCCGCCTCAACAGCATCCTCAACTCCCTCGATGATATGGTCTGGTCCATTAATCCGAATACCTCCGAAGTCCTGTTTTTAAACCCCGCTATCGAAACCCTATATGGACGTCCCCGCCAAGATTTCTACGACAATCCCCTGCTGTGGCGAGAGATGGTTCACCCAGAAGATAAGGACCGGGTTGAGCGGTACGATCGGGAAGTAATGGAAACCGGCAGCAGCGAAATAGAATATCGGCTTGTCCGCCAGGATGGTAGCATTCGCACCATCCAAGTCCGGTGTCGGCTCATCTATAACCCTCAGGGTCAAGGGATCCGCATGGATGGAATTGTCACCGATATCACCGATCGCAAAGAAGCCGAAAAAGAGCGGGAACGACTGATCACCATTTTGGAAGCCACCCCCGATTTCGTCGGGATTTCCGATGCCAACGGAGTCGTCCTCTACCTCAACCAGACAGGGCGGCGGGTCGTGGGTTTAGAGGCGGATGATGATATCACAACTCAACACATCTCAGGATTTATTCCAGAATCATGGCAGTCCTTCATGTTTAATGAAGCCTTGCCTACCGCCATCCAAGACGGGGTTTGGAGTGGTGAAACGGGTTTTCTGGCCCATGATGGTCGGGAAATCCCCGTTTTGCAGGTAATTATGAGCCATCGGTCCGAAAGCGGCACCGTGGAATATTTTTCTACCATCATCCGGGACATTACCGAACGCAAACAAGCTGAAGAAAGCCTGCAGCGTAATGCCTTGCAACTAGCTCTCGCTCAACAAGTGGCTCATATCGGGTCCTGGCAATGCGATTTGAACACATACGATGTGGATTGGTCCGATGAACTCTTACGCATTTATCAGGTCGAACAACCGGAATTAGGACTGAGTTATGAAGGGTTTTTGGAACGGGTACATCCCGAGGACCGTGAATCCCTCAAAACTGTAATTGAGGAGGCCCTCGCACAACAGCAACCCTATGAATGTAAACACCGAATGCTGTTTCCCGATGGTGCTATCAAATTTATCTCCTCCAAAGCCCAACCCATTTTTAACGACGAGGGCGAACTGGTTAAACTCATCGGGACCGCCCATGATATCACCGCCAGTCACGAAGCCGAAGAAGCCCTGCGCCGCAGTGAAGAACTCTATCGGGCGATCGCCCGCAACTTCCCCAATGGTGGCATCTGCCTCTTTGATCCAGAATTGCGTTATACCTTCGTGGATGGACGGGAATTAGACGAAATCGGCTTTTCCAAAACCGAGATGGAAGGCAAAACCATCTGGGAATTCTGGCCTCCGGAAACCGCCGCCATGTTAGAATCCATGTATCGAAACGCCCTCGCCGGTGAGACGGGAGTTTTTGAATTCCCCTTTTACCAGAGAATTTATCTGGTCCATGTGCTGCCTGTTACCCATACCAATGGGGAAATCTTTGCCGGAATGTTAGTCGCTCAAAATATCACCGCCCTGAAAGAGGCCGAAACCGCCCTCAAACAGCGGGAAGAATACCTGCGAGGCATCCTAGAAAATATGCCCGTGATGATGAATGCTTTCGATGCCGAGGGACAATTTGTCGCCTGGAACCGCGAGGGTGAAAGAGTTACTGGCTATAGTGCCGAGGAAATAGTCGGCAATCCCCACGCGGTGGAGATGTTGTATCCGGACTCTGCCCAACGGGAAGCCATCTTCACTCAAATGGCGAAACTCGATAATCATTACCGGAACTGGGAACTGGACCTCACTGCCAAAGATGGCACAATTAAAACCATTGTTTGGTCTAATATTTCCAAACAATTCCCGATTCCCGGCTGGTCCGGATGGGGGATTGGCGTCGATGTGAGCGATCGCAAACAAGCGGAAAATGCCCTCCGCCAATCCGAAGCCGAATCCCGACAACTGGCGAATCGAGAATCCCTGATTAACCGGATTTCTAGTGATATTCGCAACTCTCTAGAGGTGAATACCATCCTGGAAACCGTGGTTCAACAGCTTTACCAATTATTAGAACTAGAACGCTCTAGTTTTATCTGGTATCGCTGCTGTAGTACCCCCCTTTTCTGGGAAATCGTCACCGAAGTCAAAGCACCTGAACTAGAAAGTCGGATCGGGCGCTACCAGGTTGACGGGAATCCCCTCGAAGTAAAATTTGCCAACGGGGAACTGATTCGGTCCGATGATTTGACCTGTGAGCCTGATCTAGGGTTGCAAGCAGTTTATACCGACTGGGGATATCGAGCCATTGTCGTCGTCAGCATTGAAACCTCATCGGGAGATATCGGTTGCCTGATTTGCGGAACCCACCAGCAACCCCGCCATTGGCAAGACTGGGAGGTAGAATTGTTGCAAGCGGTAGCGGAACGGTTGGCGATCGCCCTGTACCAAGCTGATTTATACCGCCAAGCCCAAGAGAGCGCCCGCGAAGCCCAAGAACAAGCCGAACAATTACAGAATACCTTAGAGGAGTTGCAACAAACCCAATCTCAATTGATCCAGACGGAAAAAATGTCCAGTTTAGGCCAATTAGTCGCCGGAGTCGCCCATGAAATCAATAATCCGGTGAACTTTATTCACGGCAACCTCACCCATTTGACGAATTATACAGAGGATTTGCTGAGTATCATTCGCCTATATCAGGAAACTTATCCCAACCCCGAGGCAGAATTGGAAGAAGCAATTACCGACCTAGAATTGGACTATATTACCGAAGATTTGCCGAAAATTCTCGCCTCCATGAAAATGGGAACTGATCGCATCCGCAAAATTGTTTTAAGTTTACGCAACTTCTCCCGTTTAGACGAAGCAGATATGAAAGAAGTAGACCTCCATGAAGGGATAGAGAATACCCTGTTAATTTTGCAAAATCGGTTTAAACCCAAAGGCGATCGGCATAGTATAGAACTGATTAAAGAGTATGGGGAATTGCCCTTGATTGAGTGCTATGCGTCGCAGATGAATCAAGTTTTGATGAATATTATTAACAATGCGATCGACGCCTTAGAAAGCAATCCATCAGAAACCGTAGAAACCTTGCCCACCATTCGGATTAGCACCGAAGTTCGAGGCGATCGGGCCATCATCCACATCGCCGACAACGGACCCGGCATGACCGAACAAATCAAAGCCCGCCTCTTCGACCCCTTCTTCACCACCAAACCCGTAGGCAAAGGAACAGGACTCGGATTAGCCATCAGCTATCAAATTGTAGTAGAAAAACACAACGGTATTTTAGACTGCATCACCGCACCGGGACAAGGTAGCGAATTCATCATCCAAATCCCCATTGTTCAAAGGAAAAACTAA
- a CDS encoding glycosyltransferase, with protein sequence MREENDIFVFLEIFSREGGIQSYVKDILTVYGDWASREGRVAEVLLLRDGPDCENPLEGNPGLRFQYLKTLPPMWGRVKLAGVLANRLVLQRPRRVFCGHINLVPLVQVLCQPLGIPYTVLTYGKEVWEPLPKMAQGGLQRASELWTISRYSRDRACAANGLQPSRFELLPCAVDERLFTPGPKPPELIERYGLAGCKVLMTVARLWSGDIYKGVDVTIRALPEIAQAQPDVKYLVIGRGDDQPRLQGLAQELGVSDRVVFAGFVPTEELALHYRVADAYIMPSQEGFGIVYLEAMACGKPVLSGDADGSADPLQDGKLGWQVPHRDPQAVAAACIEILQGEDRRCDGDWLRQQTVGGFGTDAFTLRVKQLIEFTE encoded by the coding sequence ATGCGGGAAGAGAATGATATTTTTGTGTTTTTGGAGATTTTTTCCCGGGAGGGGGGGATTCAATCTTATGTGAAGGATATTTTGACGGTGTATGGGGATTGGGCGTCCCGTGAGGGGAGGGTGGCGGAGGTGTTGTTGTTGCGAGATGGTCCGGATTGTGAGAATCCCTTGGAGGGAAATCCGGGGTTGCGATTTCAATATTTAAAAACTTTGCCGCCGATGTGGGGACGGGTGAAGTTGGCTGGAGTGTTGGCAAATCGACTGGTTTTGCAGCGTCCGAGGCGGGTGTTTTGTGGTCATATTAATTTGGTGCCGTTGGTGCAGGTGCTCTGTCAACCGTTGGGGATTCCTTATACGGTGTTGACTTATGGGAAGGAGGTGTGGGAACCGCTGCCGAAGATGGCACAAGGGGGGTTACAACGGGCGAGTGAGTTATGGACGATTAGCCGCTACAGTCGCGATCGCGCTTGTGCGGCGAATGGATTACAACCGAGTCGCTTTGAGTTACTGCCTTGTGCGGTGGATGAGCGGTTGTTTACTCCGGGTCCTAAACCGCCGGAACTGATAGAACGCTATGGGTTAGCCGGTTGTAAGGTGTTGATGACCGTGGCGCGATTGTGGTCTGGGGATATCTATAAGGGGGTGGATGTAACAATTCGGGCGTTACCAGAGATAGCACAAGCCCAGCCGGATGTCAAGTATCTGGTGATTGGTCGGGGGGATGATCAGCCGAGATTGCAGGGATTGGCGCAGGAGTTGGGGGTGAGCGATCGCGTGGTGTTTGCCGGGTTTGTGCCGACAGAGGAGTTAGCCCTGCATTACCGAGTGGCTGATGCCTATATTATGCCCTCTCAGGAGGGATTTGGCATCGTGTACCTAGAGGCAATGGCTTGTGGAAAACCTGTGCTGTCTGGGGATGCCGATGGGTCTGCCGACCCGTTGCAGGATGGCAAATTGGGCTGGCAAGTGCCACATCGGGACCCTCAGGCGGTGGCGGCTGCCTGCATTGAAATCTTGCAAGGAGAGGACCGCCGCTGTGATGGGGACTGGTTGCGCCAGCAAACGGTAGGGGGGTTTGGTACGGATGCCTTTACTCTTCGAGTCAAACAACTGATAGAGTTTACTGAGTAG
- a CDS encoding ChaB family protein gives MPDDYKAQRTVSAIFQEQQQIDNAIRRLIDRGIPQDHISVMGKNFQSNTRITGFITKKDVILGGLRTGAIFGSLFGSFLSLLTGVGVLLIPFIGPVVAAGPISAVLLGAASGAIAGSAGAGLVSIFVALGMPEEKAAVYQTRLEAGEFLVMAEVPEAKGGEIQLLLESAGGQEIAVNSMTLPRPCAGSCNSPEDLSPEVRTHLSPEAQTTFIQRYNAVLTETADAMKAEQAAWETIHQEYEEDENGVGSKSKVTV, from the coding sequence ATGCCGGACGACTATAAAGCACAACGCACGGTTTCTGCTATTTTTCAAGAACAACAGCAAATTGATAATGCCATCCGCCGTCTCATCGATCGCGGGATTCCCCAGGACCATATTTCTGTGATGGGGAAAAATTTTCAATCCAATACTCGCATCACCGGATTTATTACTAAAAAAGATGTGATTTTAGGTGGACTCAGAACCGGGGCAATCTTCGGGTCTCTGTTTGGTTCATTTTTGAGCTTACTCACCGGGGTGGGGGTGTTACTGATTCCCTTCATCGGTCCCGTGGTGGCGGCTGGGCCCATCTCTGCGGTGTTATTAGGTGCGGCTTCCGGGGCGATCGCCGGAAGTGCGGGGGCCGGATTAGTTTCCATCTTTGTTGCCTTGGGAATGCCGGAAGAAAAAGCAGCAGTTTATCAAACTCGTTTAGAAGCTGGGGAATTTCTCGTCATGGCGGAAGTTCCTGAAGCAAAAGGGGGGGAAATTCAACTCCTGCTGGAAAGTGCTGGAGGACAAGAAATTGCTGTTAATTCCATGACTTTACCTCGTCCTTGTGCCGGTTCTTGTAACAGTCCAGAAGATTTATCCCCAGAAGTCCGGACCCATCTGTCTCCTGAAGCTCAAACCACGTTTATTCAACGATATAATGCGGTTCTCACCGAAACTGCCGATGCTATGAAAGCTGAACAAGCTGCTTGGGAAACCATTCATCAGGAGTATGAAGAAGATGAAAATGGGGTGGGGTCTAAATCTAAGGTGACTGTGTAG
- the rd gene encoding rubredoxin, giving the protein MQQYLCTTCGYVYNPEEGDPDSGIPPGTAFKDIPDDWICPVCGVSKEDFEPD; this is encoded by the coding sequence ATGCAACAATATCTCTGTACTACCTGCGGCTATGTTTATAATCCCGAAGAGGGAGACCCGGACTCGGGTATCCCACCGGGAACTGCATTCAAAGACATCCCTGATGATTGGATTTGTCCGGTTTGCGGGGTGTCTAAAGAGGATTTTGAACCCGATTAA
- a CDS encoding NAD(P)/FAD-dependent oxidoreductase has translation MGMQGFKAVNDRPVKVVVIGGGAAGFFGAINCAQNHPQSEVTILEAGRQPLLKVKISGGGRCNVTHACFDPGMLVTHYPRGGKALRGAFSRFQVQDTVNWFESRGVRLKTEEDGRMFPTTDDSETIIHCLMQQVRESGVRLRTGVSVVEVRRLSPSEGENVGGFEIVLKSGETLSCDRLLVATGSNPLGYKIAQSLGHQIEPPVPSLFTFNITDPRFQDLAGVAVKMARVQLRDAKLTQTGPVLITHWGLSGPAILKLSAWGARYLYNHKYRATLTIDWLPEYNPELLREQLQAVKSQLPRKAVATSCPFPIPRRLWERLLASRGIDMETRWAEISKKAINQVVEELTRGEYPIQGKGVFKEEFVTCGGVSLKEVNFKTMESRCCPGLYFAGEVLDIDGVTGGFNFQSAWTTSWLAAQMQGS, from the coding sequence ATGGGAATGCAAGGATTTAAGGCAGTGAACGATCGCCCAGTGAAAGTGGTGGTAATTGGTGGGGGTGCAGCGGGTTTTTTTGGGGCGATTAATTGCGCTCAAAATCATCCTCAGTCTGAGGTAACAATTTTAGAAGCGGGACGGCAACCCCTATTGAAGGTGAAAATTTCCGGGGGGGGACGATGCAATGTGACCCACGCTTGCTTTGATCCGGGGATGTTAGTCACCCATTATCCCCGAGGGGGTAAGGCGTTGCGGGGGGCATTTTCCCGGTTTCAGGTGCAGGATACAGTGAACTGGTTTGAAAGTCGCGGGGTGAGGTTGAAAACTGAGGAAGATGGGCGGATGTTCCCGACGACGGATGATTCTGAGACGATTATCCACTGTTTGATGCAGCAGGTGCGAGAATCGGGGGTGAGACTGCGGACTGGGGTTTCGGTGGTGGAGGTGCGTCGCCTGTCTCCCTCGGAAGGTGAGAATGTTGGGGGATTTGAGATTGTCTTGAAGTCTGGAGAAACCTTGAGTTGCGATCGCCTGCTGGTGGCAACGGGTAGCAATCCCCTGGGATATAAAATTGCCCAATCCCTGGGACATCAGATAGAACCCCCGGTGCCCTCCCTGTTTACTTTTAATATCACTGACCCTCGCTTCCAGGATTTAGCAGGAGTGGCAGTAAAAATGGCACGAGTCCAATTACGGGATGCGAAATTGACCCAAACCGGACCCGTTCTGATTACCCATTGGGGTCTGAGTGGTCCGGCGATTCTGAAACTTTCGGCATGGGGGGCTAGATATTTATATAACCACAAGTATCGGGCGACTCTAACCATTGATTGGTTACCGGAGTATAATCCGGAACTGTTGCGAGAACAGTTACAGGCGGTGAAATCCCAGTTACCGCGCAAGGCAGTGGCGACGAGTTGTCCGTTTCCGATTCCTCGGCGATTGTGGGAACGGTTGTTAGCATCAAGGGGAATTGATATGGAAACTCGTTGGGCGGAAATTTCTAAAAAAGCGATTAATCAGGTGGTGGAAGAATTGACCCGAGGGGAGTATCCAATTCAGGGGAAAGGGGTGTTTAAGGAGGAATTTGTCACTTGTGGCGGGGTTTCTTTGAAAGAGGTGAATTTTAAGACAATGGAGAGTCGTTGTTGTCCGGGGTTATACTTTGCCGGGGAAGTGTTGGATATTGATGGGGTGACGGGAGGGTTTAATTTTCAAAGTGCTTGGACAACTAGCTGGTTGGCGGCGCAGATGCAGGGGAGTTGA